The Theobroma cacao cultivar B97-61/B2 chromosome 2, Criollo_cocoa_genome_V2, whole genome shotgun sequence genome includes the window tttttaatttggaaataaGAAGGACGTCGCCCTTTAATAGACAGAGAATCTACaacaatatttattatttggatCCAATACCATTCAATTATTCCAAGGCCTCAAATTGTGTTGGAGGCATTATAAATTAGATATATTACACTAAAAAAAGTATCATATTATGTTTGAATTTATTTCCTGAAAAAATGATAGGAAGCTTTTATTGTGGCTGTTGAAACATTTATTCTCGGatcaaaaaagagaaagtaatgaattaattataagattGTATTCtattttcacaattttgaCATCTCTTTTTACTTATAgtagtaaaaaattataattaatttcaaaattagatagattaggattttatttttgtttttttaattaataaaagggCAAAAAcgaaaaagaagagaataaAAGGGCAAGTAAAACAAAGAAGAGTAACTGAACCTTCTTTTGTTCCTGCTGATTCATACGTTTGACCTCTTTGTAGTTTATAGTCGTCGGACGAGTGCCCAGAATTCGCTAACCTGAGTTTGTTAAGGAGAAGTCATTTTCCACACCCGCAAGCAAAGAGCGTGCACATCACTCCCCAAACAACAGCCCAAAACGGTCGGCGGTGTTCACGCGCCGGAGTTACGTTGATTTTTGTAACCTTGGGTAAAACTGAATTACAGAAAAATAACCGAAGTTAGTTGTTTTGCTTTCAACAAATTTAACCGCTTTCAAAACAAACCCACACAAAAGCATTGtttggagagagagaaaagacaCACCCCTCCCTCACCCTTACCTTCACCCAACAAACACATAATTAAGAAGAGATGGAAGGGAAGGGAAGGGTAAAGCCTTTCTTCTTACCTTCTCTCTTCTTCATGCAACAACAGACGGATAAAAGTGTGAGGGATTTTCTTTGCCCTTATTTTCTCAGTGTTATAACCGACGACCAACGTCGGGATCTGGGTCAACTTCGTTTGACCATAAGGTTAAGAATGTAATTAAGCGTACCGAACTCTGTCCTCCCCAGGCCAGGGGGTTTTTTTACTGTTCtgttttaaattgtttatttatttattattcattCGGTTCTGTCGTTGTTGTCTtgctctctcttccttttaaGGCCTTTTTTTTGTGCTTTCCCTCTTTTATATAAGGTCTGggtttgctttttttttcttttattttctatttcctctctttatCTCTTGAGCCGCTAGGAAAGACAGAGAaagcaagagagagaaagaacgGACGCTAATTAAGATAGGTAGATTAGATAGGGATATAGAGAGAAATAGAAATGAGAACAAGGAGAGGCCTTTGTTACCCTAGAGCCGATGTTTGTGTAGAGAAGCTAGTAGTTAAGAGGAGAGATTTCGCCGGAGATAATATGGCAtgccggaaaaggcaaagattCTCGCCTGAGATCGCCCGAAAGAGTGATTTATTCGATGCTTTACCCGATGATCTTGTCATTTCCATACTGTGCAAACTAAGCTCTACCGCCCGTTGCCCTTCCGATTTCGTCAACGTTTTGATTACGTACGTCGACGTTTTTACTGGACTTTTCGTTGCTTCAGAGGAAAAGTTTGGATTTGTTTTccttacaatttttttatttgattttttgtgaAACAGATGCAAGAGATTAAACAGTTTAGCACTCCATTCTCTGGTATTATCCAAGGCCTCTCCGAAAATGTTTGCCATTAAAGCCAAAAACTGGTCTGATTCAGCTCACAGGTTCTTGAAGTCTTGCGCTGATGCCGGAAATGTTGAAGCTGGTTACACTCTCGGCATGGTGAGTTAACTCAGGAGAaagatattaattttattttaataactGATATTGTTACTTTATTAAGaactccaattttttttttttacttcttgATAAGTTTAGTCAAGAACTTTAACATTCTCTAACGCGTTAACTGTTGTATGATTTGCAACAGATTCGTTTCTACTGTTTACAAAATCGTGGGAGTGGAGCCTCTCTAATGGCTAAGGCGGCGATTAGCTCCCACGCGCCGGCGCTTTACTCCTTAGCTGTGATTCAGTTCAACGGCAGCGGCGGCTCAAAAAACGACAAGGACCTCAGAGCCGGTGTGGCTTTGTGCGCGCGAGCTGCTTTTCTTGGCCACATCGATGCCCTGCGTGAGCTCGGTCACTGCCT containing:
- the LOC18609009 gene encoding F-box protein At1g67340, with the protein product MRTRRGLCYPRADVCVEKLVVKRRDFAGDNMACRKRQRFSPEIARKSDLFDALPDDLVISILCKLSSTARCPSDFVNVLITCKRLNSLALHSLVLSKASPKMFAIKAKNWSDSAHRFLKSCADAGNVEAGYTLGMIRFYCLQNRGSGASLMAKAAISSHAPALYSLAVIQFNGSGGSKNDKDLRAGVALCARAAFLGHIDALRELGHCLQDGYGVRQNIAEGRRFLVQANARELAAVLSSTAASNIPTRSWLTWSPHPIPHPNHRHPTVPGCPLLSDFGCNVPAPEAHPASRFLAEWFSARGGMPGPGLRLCSHVGCGRPETRKHEFRRCSVCGAVNYCSRACQALDWKLRHKAECAPVERWLDEEGDGGEGNGAVDGNDDVIAES